Genomic segment of Rhodococcus rhodochrous:
CCCGAGTCGACTCCGGAGCAGGTGAAGGACGAACTCGAAGCCGGCACACGTGTTCTCGATGCCCGTGGTGTCGACGACTTCGCCGCCGGGCACCTGCGCGGCTCGGTGAACGTCGGGTTCGACGGCCGTTTCGCGGAGACGGGCGGCATGGTCGCCGAGGTCGGCGAACGGATCGTGCTGATCACCTATCCCGGTGAGGAGCAGGACGCCGCGGTACGTCTCGCCCGCATCGGATCCGACGGGGCGGCAGGTTATCTGAACGTCGATCGGGACGGTGTCTTCCCCGCCGAACTGACGGACCTGATCGAGACCGCTCGACGGACGACGGTCGAGGAACTCGACCGGTTGCTCGCCGACGACGCAGTCACCCTCGTCGACATCCGTAACCCCGGCGAACGCGAATTCGGTGTGATCCCGGGATCGGTTCCGATCCCGTTGGCCCAGTTGCGCACCCGTCTGGAACAGGTGCCGGTCGGCAAGCCGATCGTCGTGCACTGCGCCGGCGGGTGGCGTTCGAGCGTGGCGGCATCGCTGCTGCGCGCCCAGGGTTTCGAGAACGTCACCGACCTGCTCGGCGGCTACAACGCCTGGGACGAATCCCACGTCTCTGCCTGATCACCCGGATCGAGGCCCGCGCACGGCCGAGATCCCCGACCGGATTGCCGAACGACGCGCAGCCCCGCTCCCGACCCTTCCGCTGGGTCGGTACCGAACTCTCATCGAGGAGGACTCTCATGTGTTACCCCGTCGCCTGCCCGAACTGCGGAAAGACCGGATGGGGCGGATGCGGACAGCATGTCGACGCCGTCATGCGTTCCGTGCCTGCCGCCGATCGCTGCACCTGTGGTCAGGACACCGTCCCGGCCCGAACCGAGCGTCGAAGTGTGCGTTCGCTCTTCCGTCGCTGACCTCGTCGCCGTCCGGACGTACGAAACACAACGGCCGATCGCCGCTGCTCGGTAGCGACTAGGGTGATCCGGGCTCGTCCGGTGACGAATCGACGGAGATTCCGGCCTCGGAACCGGTGGACGCGGAGGCCGGGATACCGGCACGGTCGAGGGCTTCCTCGGTGAGGGAGCGCCCCAGCGCGATCATCTCGGCCGCCTTGTGGAAGTCGAGGCTTCGGCACGCGGTGCGCGGGACCTCCACGAGGATGTCGGGCGGATAGGCCGCCAACTGGAACCGGGACAGCGCCGACTGCATGATGTCGAGCGACCGGTTCATCACCGCGACGCGTCCGAACTTCGGGACGAGCGCATCGTCGGCGTCGACGTCTCCGGTGTCCTCGGTGTCCTCCTCCGGTGGCTCGTCGTTCGCCGCACTGGTCGAGAACCGGTTGACCACCGACCGCACGATGTCGGTGTCGAGCATCTGGTTGGCGCTGCGCCGGAAACGTGCCTTCCATTCCTCGATGGGCCGTGCCTCGGAGCTGGCGTTCTCGGGTGATTGTGCCGAGCCCTGCTCCTCCCCGCCGAGGCTGACTCCGATCGTGAGGTCGGCGGGCATGCCGACCGTCGGTGCGATCGGTAGGGGCGAGAGTGTGCCGCCGTCGGTGAGGACGCGGCCGTTGAGTATCACCGGCGTGATGACGCCGGGTATCGCGATGGATGCCCGGATCGCCGCGTGGACGGGACCTCGCTGGAACCAGACGGCGCGACCTGCTGCGAGGTCGGTGGAGACTGCGGTGAACGGAATCGGGAGTTCCTCGATCACCGCATCGCCGAGGATCTCCCGCATCTTGGACAGGATCCGTTCGGCGCGGATCGCGCCGGGAGCCGAGACCGACAGGTCGAGAAGGCGCACCACATCCATCTGGGACAGTCCGGTGGCCCATTCGGTGTACGGGTCCATCGCACCTGCCGCGTAGACGCCACCGACCAGCGCGCCCATCGAAGCGCCTGAGACTCCGACAATTTCGAGGCCACGTTCTTCGATCGCCCGGATGGCGCCGATATGGGCGTACCCGCGGGCACCACCACTGCCGAGGGCGAGTGCCACGCGTGTCCGTCCGGCCATGGGTCCGATGGTACGCAGCGCCCTCTCCGATATCCGACGGGAACGCAGTCGTCGTGTCGCGCACGGCGCCGGAGTTCGGAAGAATGTTCGGCGGTCGCACTGCACACTGGAGCCCGTGGGTGGATGGACGACATCGCGCCCGTACCTATCAGCGAAGGAGCCGCATGCGTTTCGGACTGTTCGTTCCCCAGGGTTGGCGCCTGGACCTCGTCGGCATCGATCCCTCCGACCAGTGGCAGGTGATGCGCGATCTCGCGCTCCGTGCCGATCGCGGCCCGTGGGAGTCGATCTGGGTGTACGACCACTTCCACACCGTCCCTGTACCCACCGACGAGGCCACGCACGAGGCGTGGACTCTCGTGTCGGCCTTCGCCGCCGTCACCGACCGTGTGCGCATCGGCCAGATGTGCACCGCCATGGCCTACCGCAACCCCGCCTATCTCGCGAAGGTCGCGGCGACCGCCGACATCATCTCCGGTGGGCGCATCGAAATGGGGATCGGTGGCGGATGGTACGAGCAGGAATGGCGCGCATACGGTTACGGATTCCCGTCGGCGGGTGAGCGACTGCGTCGGCTCGACGAGGGCGTGCAGATCTTCCGCCAGGCGTGGACCACGGGCTCTGCGACGTTCTCGGGCAGGCACTACACCGTCGACGGCGCCATCGTCCGTCCGCTTCCGCTGCAGGGCGGCGGTATTCCCCTGTGGATCGCCGGCGGCGGCGAGAAGGTGACCTTGAAGATCGCCGCGAAGTACGCGCAGTACACCAACTTCGACGGCACACCCGAAGGATTCGCGCGGAAGTCGGAGATCCTGCGCGAGCACTGCGCCGAGGTCGGCACCGACTTCGACACCATCGTGCGATCGGCCAACTACAACGTGGCGATCGGCCGCACCGAAGCCGAGGTGCGGGACCGGCTCGAGGCTCTGCGGGCCCGTCTCGAACCGATCGTCGGAGCGGAGAAGGCCGACGGGGCGCTCGACGCCTTCCGGGGGATGCCCGCCGTCGGAACTCCCGAGCAGATCGTCGAGAACCTCACGGCGCTGAAGAAGCAGGGGCTCGAGTACGCGATCTTCTACGTTCCCGAGGCTGCCTACGACACCTCGGGGCTGGAGCTGCTCGAGAAGGAAGTGCTTCCGCACCTCGCGTGATACCCGCGGCCCCGGGTACTACAGCGCTGAGGCCACAGCGCCCGAGGGCTACAGGGGCCAGCCGTCCACGGGGCCGGGTGGGTCGTCGGCGGACAGTCCGGCGACCCACACGTCCCTCGGCACGCCCCGCTGGAGCAGGCCGTTGCGGGCGATGCCCTCGTACCGGAACCCGGCCCGTCGTGCGACGGCGGCGGAGGCACGATTGCCGACGAAGGCACGCCACGCGACGCGCGGGACGTTCATGCCGTCCGGGGCGAACGCGAAACCGCATGCCAGTCGCACCGCGGCGGTCGCGAGTCCGTGGCGCCGCGTCGTCGGTGCGATCCAGTAGCCGATCTCCGGATCCGAGCCCTCACGCGGAACGAATCCGACCATGCCGCACAGCACTCCGTCCGCGGCGGTGCGCACGGCCCAGTCGGGCCATCCCTGCGCCCACTTGGCCGGAACGAGCTCCTCGACGAAGTGCAGCGCGTCGGCCCGGGTGTAGGGGGAGGGCACGGTGGTCCACCGGGCGATCAGCGGATCCCGGCACGCCTCGGTAATGGTGTCGACGTCGGCCGGACCCGGTGGCGAGAGCACCACCGCACCATCGGTCAGCGTGCGTACTTCCATGTCACCGCAGTTCGGGCGGCAGTTCCTTGCTCGCCAGTTCGAGGCGACGCTCGTTGGTGGCGTCGACCTGGTCCACCATCGTCAGCTTGTCCTTCAGCACACGCCACTCCACCTCGGGGATCTGCGCGACCGCGTCGGCGATGACCTTCTGATCGCGGGTGCCCCAGGCGATCGGCATGGGGCCGACCATCTGCCACACACCCGAGTCGTTGCGGGTCGTGCGGTCGGACAGGACGGCGGCGCACGGCACCCGCTCACCGATCGCGATCCGATGACCCGGCACCGCCTCCACGTTGCGGGTGACCAGGGCGAAGTGCCGGCCGGACGTCTCGGGCTTGGCGATGTCGACCAGCGCGAGCAGCGTCAGCCCGCGGGCACGCTCGGCGGCGACGACGGCCGGGACGAGCGGACTGTCGCGGTAGAGCTGTTCGATGGTTCCCACTTTGCGCGGGGCCCACAGTGCCACCCACACCGACGTCGCGGCCGCGACCGCCAGCACGGCGGCGACGATGTACGCCCAGGCATCACCGAGCAGGAACAGACCGACCGCGCCCGCGATGCACACCACCCCGACGAATATCGCCGACCACCGCAGACGGCGGACATCCGCGAGGGTCTGGTTCACGGCCTTGGCATGGGGCAGGTCCACAGGGAAGTCGAAGCGGCGCACGCCACCAGCTTATTGGACCCCTTCGGACGGCCACGACGGGCTCGAGCAGAATGCGCACAAGGGCGCTATCGCGCGCAACGGTGACTCGGCGAGGGACCAGGCCACACACTCTGCTGTAGCAGAGATCACACAACCCTCACGGCTCTCGGGCCGGACCTCACACGAACCTCCGGTCGCGTCCGCGACCCGTGGCCGACGTGTGCCCGGACCGGCCCCGATCACGTCAGAAAGTGGGCACCGCCATGCTCGTCGTCCTCGGCTTCCTGATGGTCGCCACGTTCATGTACCTGATCATGTCGAAACGGGCCACCCCGGTCGTCGGCCTGATCCTCATCCCGGTCGCGTTCGGCCTGATCGCCGGAGCCAGCACCGACCTCGGCGACATGATCGTCGACGGTGTCGAAAGTCTCGCCCCCACAGCGGCACTGCTGTTCTTCGCGATCATCTTCTTCGGCATCATGATCGACGTCGGCCTGTTCGACCCGCTCGTGCGGCTCATCCTGCGCCTCGTGCGCGACGACCCGGCGCGACTGGTGATCGGAACCGCGGTGCTGGCGATGGTCGTCTCCCTCGACGGGGACGGGTCCACGACGTTCATCATCACCACCTCCGCGTTGCTGCCGCTCTACCTGAAACTGAAGGTCAGCCCCGTCGTCCTCACCGTCGTCGCGGGACTGGCGAACGCCACGATGAACATCATCCCGTGGGGCGGGCCGACGGTGCGCGCAGCCAGCGCGCTCGGGTTGTCCCCGTCCGACGTGTTCGTCCCGATGATCCCGTCGCTCGTCGTCGGACTCGTGGTCGTGCTGGGCTTCGCCGCCCACCTGGGATTCGTCGAACGTCGCCGCGTCGGGAAGCTGACGTGGAAGCCCGATCCGATGCCGCTCGGCGCCGGTCCGTCCGGCGTGGGTACGACGGTCGGCAAGGACACGGACGGGACCGACGGGGAGGTCGGGCAGCTGGCTGCCGGGCTCGACCCCGACCGTCCGACCCTGCGTCCGCGCCTGCTGCCCTTCAACGCGATCCTCACGGTCGCGTTGCTCGTCGTCCTCGTCCTCGACATCCTGCCGATCCCCGTGCTGTTCATGATCGCCGCGGGTATCGCGCTGGCCGTGAACTTCCCGCGCGTCGTCGACCAGTCCGCCGCGATCGCACGGCACTCCTCGAGCATCGTGTCGGTCGTCGCGATGGTGTTCGCCGCGGCCGTTCTGACCGGCGTGTTCCAGGGCACCGGGATGGTCGAGTCGATGGCGTTGTGGCTCACCGGCGTCGTCCCCGACTCGCTCGGCCCCTTCCTCGCCGTCATCACCGGTCTGCTCAGCATCCCGATGACCTTCTTCATGACCAACGACGCCTTCTACTTCGGGGTGCTGCCCGTGCTGGCGGAGACCGCAGCGCAGTACGGCATCGAACCGGTCGAGATGGCGCGTGCGTCGATCACCGGGCAGCCCGTCCACATGCAGAGCCCGCTGGTCCCGGCGATCCTGTTGCTGGTGACCCTCGCCGGGGTGCCGCTGGCCGACCACCACCGCAAGGTGTTGTGGCGCGCCGGAGTGGTCTCGGTCGTGATGCTCGTGGTCGGGGTGGTACTCGGGCAGATTCCGTTCGGGTGAGATCGGCCCCGGGCCACACTGGACGGATGGGACGAACGGGAGCGACGCCGTGAAACTTCGCACCCAGGTACTTCTGCTCCAGTCCGCGGTGGTGGCGGTGGCACTCGGCATCGGATTCACGGTGTTCGCCACCACCACCGAGGATCGAGTCACCGACGAACACGGTCAGCGGGCGCTCGCGATCGCACGGTCGGTGTCCGCGGACCCGGCCGTGCGGGACGAGGTCGCGCGCTATTCGGCCGCCGACGACGGGGTGGTCTCCCCGGACAACCCCGAACTCGCATCCGGTGCGGTGCAGCAGGCCGCCGAGGCAGTCCGCGCCGCCACCGGAGCGTTGTTCGTCGTGGTCACCGACGACCAGGGGCTCCGGCTCGCCCATCCCGATCCGGAGCAGCTCGGCCGGAGGGTGAGCACCGACCCCACCGAGGCACTCGCCGGACGTGAGGTCGTGACCAGCGAGTCGGGCACACTCGGTGATTCCGTGCGGGCCAAGGTTCCGGTGACCGACCCCGCCTCGGGCAGGGTGGTCGGGGAGGTGAGCGTCGGCATTGCCACCGACCGGGTGCGCGCCGAACTGCGCAGCGACCTCGCCGATGCCGCCCTGATCGCACTCGCGGCGCTCGGGTGCGGTGCTGCCGGGTCGTTGCTGCTCGCCAACCGCTGGAAGCGACTCACCCTGGGACTCGAACCCGAGCAGCTCACCGAGCTGGTCCGCGAACAGGAGGTCGTGCTGCACGGGATCTCCGACGGGGTGGTCGGCACCGATGCCCGCGGCATCGTCACCGTCGTCAACGCCGAGGCGCGTCGGCTGCTCGATCTCGACGACGGGATCGGTCGCAACGTCGACACGCTCGGGATCACTCCGCGGCTGTTCGACGTGCTGCGCGCCGCGGACGGCACCCCGGTGGCGGCGACCACCGGCGACCGGGTCGTCGTCGCCGTCTCGCGGCGCGTGGTGCGCGACGGCCGGGACCTCGGCACGGTGATGTCGGTGCGGGACCGGACCGACATCGAGACGCTCACGCGTGAACTCGACGCCGTCAAGGCGATGAGTACGGCGTTGCGGGCCCAGCGGCACGAGTTCGCGAACCGGCTCCACCTGCTCGACGGCCTGCTCCGTCAGGGGCATGCGGAGCAGGCGCTCGAGTACATCGAACAGATCCTCGGTTCGGGACCGCTCGGTGAGCAGCTCGAGGGCATCGACGCGATCACCGACCCGTATCTGCACGCCTTCCTCGTCGCGAAGGCCGCACATGCGCGCGAGCAGGGAGTCACGCTCGTGCTCGGCGAGAACACGTGGGTGCACGCCACCGTGCGGGCACCCGTCGATGTCACCACGGTGCTCGGCAACCTGCTCGACAACGCCATCGAGGCGGCACGCACGAGCGGGCGCACTCCGGCGGAGGTCGAGGTCGAACTGATGGAGGACGGTGCCGACCTGCACGTGAGTGTCGCGGACACCGGCGACGGCGTCGATCCCGAGCTGCCCGACGTCTTCGTCGAGGGCGCGACGACCCGGAACGATCCGACGGTGCCCGGCGGCCGCGGAATGGGGTTGGCACTGGCCCGGCGCATCGCACGACTGCACGGCGGCGACGTCGTGCTCGCTGACCGCGGCGGGCAGCGCACGCCGGAGAATCCGACCGGGGGTGCGGTCTTCCTGGCGACGCTACCCGGGATGCTCGACGAAAGGGATACGGGATGGGCGGAACGGATCTGAAGGTCCTCGTCGTCGACGACGACTTCCGCGTCGCCGAACTCCACGCCTCCGTGGTCGCGGGTGTGGCGGGATTCGAGGTCTGCGCGGTCGCCGGGAGCATCGCGGCGGCCCGGGACGCCGTTCGGTCCGGTCCCGTCGATCTCGCCCTCGTGGACGTGTACCTGCCGGACGGTTCCGGGATCGATCTGATCCGGAGCCTCGAATGCGACAGCTTCGTGCTCGGTGCCGCCGGTGAGGGCGCGACGGTGCGCGCGGCGCTCGCCGCCGGTGCCCTGGTGTACCTGGTCAAGCCGTTCGCGAGCACCGAACTGGCCCGACGCCTGGCGGCGTACGCGCAGTACCGCAGGGTGGTCGCCGGGGAGGAACTCACCCAGACCGAGATCGACACGGCGCTGGCCGCATTGCGGCCGGTGTTGCCGGCCGCCCGGCCGGCACCCTCGCGTTCGATGACCGAGGAACTCGTGATGCAGGCACTCCGGGAATCACCGGAACCGATGTCGGCGGGGGAGGTGGCCGTGACGATCGGGGTGTCGCGCGCGACCGCCCAGCGCTATCTCGCGGCCCTCGTCGCGAAGAAACGCCTGCGGATGCAGTTGCGGTACGGCACCACCGGTCGTCCCGAACAGGAATACCGGCCCCTGTGACGAGGGGGCCCCGTGATCAGCGGTTCCGGAGGATTCCGCGTCAGCCGATCTGCGGTCCGAGCAGGTCGTCGGCGTCGGTGATCCGGTACGCGTAACCCTGCTCGGCGAGGAACCGCTGGCGGTGCGCGGCGTACTCGGCGTCGAGCGTGTCGCGCGAGACCACGGAGTAGAAGTGGGCCTGCCCGCCGTCGTGCTTCGGACGCAGCAGACGTCCGAGACGCTGGGCCTCCTCCTGACGCGAACCGAAGGTGCCCGACACCTGGATCGCGACCGAGGCCTCCGGCAGGTCGATGGAGAAGTTCGCGACCTTCGACACGACGAGCACCTTCAACTCGCCCGACCGGAACCGGTCGAACAGCGCCTCGCGTTCCTTCGTCTTCGTCGAACCCTTGATCACCGGGGCGTCGAGCGCTTCACCGAGCTCGTCGAGCTGATCGATGTAGGCGCCGATGATCAGTGTCGGGGCGTCCTTGTGCTGCTCGAGGATCGACTCGACCACCGGAATCTTGGTGCGCGCGGTCGAGCACAGCTTGTACCGCTCCTCGGGCTCGGCCACCGCGTACGCCATGCGCTCGGCGTCGGTGAGGGTCACACGGACCTCCACACAGTCGGCCGGCGCGATCCAGCCCTGGGCCTCGATGTCCTTCCACGGCGCGTCGAACCTCTTCGGGCCGATGAGCGAGAAGACGTCGCCTTCGCGCCCGTCCTCACGCACGAGCGTCGCGGTGAGGCCGAGGCGGCGGCGGGACTGCAGATCGGCGGTCATCCGGAAGACCGGCGCCGGCAGCAGGTGCACCTCGTCGTAGATCATCAATCCCCAGTCGCGGGAGTCGAACAACTCGAGATTGCGGTATTCGCCCTTCGACTTGCGGGTGATCACCTGGTAGGTGGCGATGGTGACCGGACGGATCTCCTTCTTCTCACCCGAGTACTCGCCGATCTCGTCCTCGGTGAGGGAGGTGCGCGCAATCAACTCGCGCTTCCACTGGCGCCCGGCGACCGTGTTCGTCACGAGGATGAGCGTCGTCGCGCCGGCCTTCGCCATCGCGGCGGCACCGACCATCGTCTTGCCGGCACCGCACGGCAGCACCACGACACCCGAGCCGCCCGACCAGAACGAGTCGGCCGCCAGTTCCTGGTAGTCGCGCAGGTGCCAGGGGTTCGTCTCGAAGTCCAGCGAGATCGAATGGGCCTCGCCGTCGACATACCCTGCGAGGTCCTCGGCCGGCCAGCCGATCTTCAGCAGCATCTGCTTGACGCGTCCGCGCTCGCTCGGATGCACGATCACGGTGTCGTCGTCGATACGGGCACCGAGCATCGGTGCGATCTTCTTGTTCCGCAGGACCTCGGCGAGCACCGCCCGATCGAAGCTGACCAGGGTCAGGCCGTGTGCGGGGTTCTTGACCAGCTGGAGGCGCCCGTAGCGGCCCATGGTGTCGACGATGTCGACGAGCAGCGCCTGCGGGACGGCGAACCGGGAATGCGAGACCAGTGCGTCGACGACCTGCTCGGCGTCGTGACCGGCGGCACGGGCGTTCCACAGTGCCAGCGGCGTCACCCGGTAGGTGTGGATGTGCTCGGGGGCGCGTTCGAGCTCGGCGAAGGGTGCGATCGCCTGCCGCGCCTCGTTCGCCCGTTCGTGATCGACCTCGAGGAGCACGGTCTTGTCGGACTGGACGATGAGCGGTCCGTCGGCCACGAGTGCCTCCTGTGGATGGAAAGTAGAACTTTCCCATTCTCCAGGTTCGGGCCGTACCGCGCCACCACGACGGTGTACGGCCGTGCGTTCCCCCGTGGCGGGAACGCACGGCCGACCGGTTTCACGGCGTACTCACCGTGCGAGCGACTGCCGCACCTCCATCACGCACACCAGTGCCTCGGAGATACCGGACCGGTAGCCGGCGTCCTTCTCGGAGGCGGGAGGCCTCGAATCCAGTTCCGATTCGAGTCGTTCCTGGATCTTGTCCAGGGCATGCAGCGTCCGCTTCATTCCAGTACCGATTTCTCTTTCTCAGGCCGGCTGTTTCATCGCGCCGGCTCGCTCGTCGAGAACGAACACCCGTGCACGCGCCAATGCGGCACGATATCCGTGCCGCTGTGCGTCGGTGCCCGTTTCCCGACCGGACAATCCACTTATCTTCTCGTACAGCGCTTCGAGCGCCGCGATTTCGAGATCCATGGCCTGCAACCGGATTCAGCTCCGCTTCCGCTTACGGATGAACTCGCCGGCTTCGGCGGCCTTCTGCCGCTTCTCCTGGCGACGTTCCTTCAGGGACTTCGCAGGCTTCTTCGGATTCTTGCCCTTGTCGGCCATTGTCACTCCATCTTCGATGAACAACCACTCGACAGGACCACACCATACGTCATTTCCCAGGAAATGCCAGTCGCTCGAATTATTCTGTGCGCCATCCGAACACGGCGCCGAAATATCCCGCACTCCGGTTTCCGGAGTTGATTTCACCGTGCGTCGATCCCTGTCGGGAAGTTCCGCGCGGCCGATACCGTCACCGGCGATGCTGTGCGGACAGAGGATGTCCACAGCCCGGGCAGACGGGGGAGAGCGATGGGCCGGACCGTGATCGCAGGCCGCAGTGCCTCGCGTCGCGAGCACCGTGCGTGTCGCGTCGTCCACCGATCGCGGTTCCGCGGTTGTCCGCACTGTCGCTGTCGGCTATACCGCGACCGCTGATTTCGGGATCGTTCCTCTCGGGGCCGGGCCCGCGCCCGGGTTCCCGTTCGTCCTCCGGTAGCGCGCGTCGGCGCATTCCGCGCGACGTCGCGCCCCTCACCTTCGCAAGGAGTTCTCATGACCGTGTCCTCACTCGTGCGCTCTCGAAGATCGCGCGCTCCGATCGTCGTCGCGGCCGCGCTGAGCGTCGTGCTCACCGGGTGCTCCGGCGGCTCGGCCGGGGGATTGTCCGCCGACGCCGAACTCCCCGAGGAGATTCCACCCGGGACGTCGTTGAGCATTGCGGTCGAGCCCACCCGTATCCAACTCGAGGCGACCGGCCGTATCGACGAGTTGCCGTTCACGGTGTCGGACTGGCCCGACGTCTCGGCCGGTCCCGACGTCATCCAGGCGTTCCGCGGCGACGCCGTCGACCTCGCGTCCAACGCGGCGATCCCTCCCATCCAGGCCCGTGCCACCGGGCTCGACGCCAGGATCATCGCCGTACGCGAGAAGGATTCGCCGCAGTATTCGCTCGCGACGGCGTCCGGTACCGACATCGATTCGTTGGACGACCTGCGCGGCAGGAAGATCGCGCTGTCACCGGGGCAGGCCCAGGGTGTCGTCGTGCTCCGGACGTTGAAGTCGGCCGGAATCGGCCTCGACGAGGTGGAATTCGTCGAACTACCGAGCACGCAGTTCCTCACGGCACTCCAGGCGAAACAGGTCGACGTCGCACCGCTGGCGGAACCGACTCTCACGAAGTATCTGAACCAGTACGAAACCGAGGGTGCGCGAGGGGTGTTCACGCCCGAGGTCGACGCGTTGAGCGTTCTGTGGGCTCCGGTGTCCGTGCTCGAGGATCCCGCGAAGGTCGCGGCGATCAAGGAGTTCATCCCGCTGTGGGCGCAGGGAGACGTCTGGGCGTGGGAGAACCAGGACGAGTGGATCCGCAGGTACTACGTCGAGAGCGAAGGGGTCTCGTACGAGGACGGTAAGCGGATCATCGAAACCGTCGGGCAGAAACCGGCCTACCCCACCGACTGGGACTCCGCGATCGAGTGGACGCAGGAAACCTCGGAACTGCTCGACGAGGCCGGGTGGTTCGACGAGTTCGACGTCGAGCAGATCTTCGATCGCAGATTCGAAACCGTTGCCGCGGAATCCGTTCCGCAGGAGTACCGGAAGGGGTCGGATTCGTGACCGGCACACTGACACAACCGGTGGAGGTCGGCGCCCGTACGCCGGCTCCCGTCGATCCGCCACCGACGGAGGGGATCAGGCCGCTCCGTCGGCTCGGTCTCCGCAAGGCCGTCCCGTTCTCGCGCATGACCGGCGTGGTTCTGCTGCTCGCCGTGTGGGCGATCGGTTCGGGCGCCGGATGGATCGACGACCGCAAGCTCTCCGCTCCCTGGACGGTGGTGACCAGCGCGATCGAACTCGTCGCGGAGGGAACTCTGCAGCAACACATCCTGGCGTCGCTGAGCCGTGCCGTGCTGGGCTTCGTGATCGGATGCGTCATCGGTACGGCGCTCGCACTCGCGTCAGGACTGACACGTACGGGCGAAGCGTTGATCGACGGCCCCGTACAGTTCAAGCGTGCGATCCCCACTCTGGGTCTCATCCCGTTGCTGATCCTGTGGCTCGGCATCGGCGAGACCTTCAAGATAACGGTGATTGCGCTCGGCACGGTCGTGACCATCTACATCCAGACGCACAACGCCCTCACGGCCATCGAACAGCGCTACGTCGAACTCGCCGAGGTACTCGGCCTCACCCGTGCACAGTTCGTGTGGAAGGTGGTGCTGCGGGGAGCGCTGCCCGGATTCTTCCTCGGTCTGCGCCTCGCGGTGACCGGTGCGTGGCTCACCCTGATCGTGGTCGAGAGCATCAACGCCGTGAGCGGCCTGGGCAAGATGATGTTCAACGCCCAGAACTACGGTCAGCCGGACGTCATCCTCGTCGGATTGCTCGTCTACGGCGTCTTCGGTCTGGCATCCGACGCCGGCCTCCGGTTGCTCGAGCGTCGCGCGCTCGCCTGGCGGAAGACGCTGGGCGGATGAACGCCGTACGCATCCGCGGCCTGATCCGCGGCTTCGGCGACCGGAACGTGCTCGACGGGCTCGACCTCGAGATCCCCGACGGGCAGTTCGTCGCCCTGCTCGGCAGGAGCGGGTCCGGGAAGTCCACCCTGCTGCGTGCGCTCGCCGGACTCGACTACGACGTGGAGATCCGCGGCGGCGCACTCGCGGTACCGGAGAAGGTCTCCGTCGCCTTCCAGGACTCCCGCCTGCTGCCCTGGCTGCGCGTGCTCGACAACGTCACGCTCGGACTCGACAGGCAGGGGAGGAGCCGGGGATCCGAGATGCTGGCCGAGGTCGGCCTGGCCGGACGTGAGGACGCCTGGCCGCTCGAACTCTCGGGTGGGGAACAACAGCGTGTCGCGCTGGCCCGGGCCCTGGTGCGGGAGCCGCAGTTGCTGCTCGCCGACGAGCCGTTCGGTGCACTCGACGCCCTGACCCG
This window contains:
- a CDS encoding ABC transporter substrate-binding protein, encoding MTVSSLVRSRRSRAPIVVAAALSVVLTGCSGGSAGGLSADAELPEEIPPGTSLSIAVEPTRIQLEATGRIDELPFTVSDWPDVSAGPDVIQAFRGDAVDLASNAAIPPIQARATGLDARIIAVREKDSPQYSLATASGTDIDSLDDLRGRKIALSPGQAQGVVVLRTLKSAGIGLDEVEFVELPSTQFLTALQAKQVDVAPLAEPTLTKYLNQYETEGARGVFTPEVDALSVLWAPVSVLEDPAKVAAIKEFIPLWAQGDVWAWENQDEWIRRYYVESEGVSYEDGKRIIETVGQKPAYPTDWDSAIEWTQETSELLDEAGWFDEFDVEQIFDRRFETVAAESVPQEYRKGSDS
- a CDS encoding ABC transporter ATP-binding protein, yielding MAEDAGRMNAVRIRGLIRGFGDRNVLDGLDLEIPDGQFVALLGRSGSGKSTLLRALAGLDYDVEIRGGALAVPEKVSVAFQDSRLLPWLRVLDNVTLGLDRQGRSRGSEMLAEVGLAGREDAWPLELSGGEQQRVALARALVREPQLLLADEPFGALDALTRIRMHGLLDDLVRAHRPTVLLVTHDVDEAIVLADRIVVLDEGRIAVDRHVDLDKPRSITDPGFRDIREDLLTALGVITQP
- a CDS encoding ABC transporter permease, with product MTGTLTQPVEVGARTPAPVDPPPTEGIRPLRRLGLRKAVPFSRMTGVVLLLAVWAIGSGAGWIDDRKLSAPWTVVTSAIELVAEGTLQQHILASLSRAVLGFVIGCVIGTALALASGLTRTGEALIDGPVQFKRAIPTLGLIPLLILWLGIGETFKITVIALGTVVTIYIQTHNALTAIEQRYVELAEVLGLTRAQFVWKVVLRGALPGFFLGLRLAVTGAWLTLIVVESINAVSGLGKMMFNAQNYGQPDVILVGLLVYGVFGLASDAGLRLLERRALAWRKTLGG
- a CDS encoding response regulator; amino-acid sequence: MGGTDLKVLVVDDDFRVAELHASVVAGVAGFEVCAVAGSIAAARDAVRSGPVDLALVDVYLPDGSGIDLIRSLECDSFVLGAAGEGATVRAALAAGALVYLVKPFASTELARRLAAYAQYRRVVAGEELTQTEIDTALAALRPVLPAARPAPSRSMTEELVMQALRESPEPMSAGEVAVTIGVSRATAQRYLAALVAKKRLRMQLRYGTTGRPEQEYRPL
- a CDS encoding DNA repair helicase XPB encodes the protein MADGPLIVQSDKTVLLEVDHERANEARQAIAPFAELERAPEHIHTYRVTPLALWNARAAGHDAEQVVDALVSHSRFAVPQALLVDIVDTMGRYGRLQLVKNPAHGLTLVSFDRAVLAEVLRNKKIAPMLGARIDDDTVIVHPSERGRVKQMLLKIGWPAEDLAGYVDGEAHSISLDFETNPWHLRDYQELAADSFWSGGSGVVVLPCGAGKTMVGAAAMAKAGATTLILVTNTVAGRQWKRELIARTSLTEDEIGEYSGEKKEIRPVTIATYQVITRKSKGEYRNLELFDSRDWGLMIYDEVHLLPAPVFRMTADLQSRRRLGLTATLVREDGREGDVFSLIGPKRFDAPWKDIEAQGWIAPADCVEVRVTLTDAERMAYAVAEPEERYKLCSTARTKIPVVESILEQHKDAPTLIIGAYIDQLDELGEALDAPVIKGSTKTKEREALFDRFRSGELKVLVVSKVANFSIDLPEASVAIQVSGTFGSRQEEAQRLGRLLRPKHDGGQAHFYSVVSRDTLDAEYAAHRQRFLAEQGYAYRITDADDLLGPQIG